A stretch of Rhabdothermincola salaria DNA encodes these proteins:
- a CDS encoding NADH-quinone oxidoreductase subunit D, whose protein sequence is MQPRDVLDAAERLRELGAVLRLSETEAADLQSQPSPDGETMLINMGPQHPSTHGVLRLMLELRGETVLRCKPIIGYLHTGMERTGEELTYLQGPTNVTRMDYAAPLFTELAFSLTVEKLLDIEVPERAVWIRMLMTELNRMSSHLLFMATNGMDLGAVSMMLYGWREREEALRFLQEVTGLRMNHNYIRPGGVAADLPDGWHGGVERLLDLLPERLDEYETLMSNQPIWQERLQGIGVISAEECLTLGVTGPILRSTGYAWDLRRDLPYLAYDQVDFDVVVGSYGDCFDRYAIRLAEIRESMKIVRQCLERMPKGDYRIQDKKVTPPPRARIDESMEALIHHFKIFTEGFKVPEGEAYVSVESPRGELGCYIVSDGSPNPYRMHVRAPSFVNLQALPHMMHEGLIADGVAIISSVDPILGEVDR, encoded by the coding sequence ATGCAACCTCGCGACGTGCTCGACGCCGCCGAACGGCTGCGCGAGCTCGGCGCCGTCCTGCGTCTGTCCGAGACCGAGGCCGCCGACCTCCAGTCCCAGCCGTCCCCCGACGGCGAGACCATGCTCATCAACATGGGGCCCCAGCACCCCAGCACCCATGGGGTGCTGCGCCTCATGCTCGAGCTGCGCGGCGAGACCGTCCTGCGCTGCAAGCCGATCATCGGCTACCTGCACACGGGCATGGAGCGCACCGGCGAGGAGCTCACCTACCTCCAGGGCCCCACCAACGTCACCCGCATGGACTACGCCGCGCCGTTGTTCACCGAGCTGGCGTTCTCGCTCACCGTCGAGAAGCTCCTCGACATCGAGGTCCCCGAGCGGGCGGTGTGGATCCGAATGCTCATGACCGAGCTGAACCGGATGTCCTCGCACCTGCTGTTCATGGCGACCAACGGCATGGACCTCGGTGCGGTGTCGATGATGCTGTACGGCTGGCGCGAGCGCGAAGAGGCGCTGCGGTTCCTCCAGGAGGTCACCGGCCTGCGGATGAACCACAACTACATCCGCCCCGGCGGCGTGGCCGCCGACCTGCCCGACGGGTGGCACGGCGGCGTGGAGCGCCTGCTCGACCTGCTCCCCGAGCGCCTCGACGAGTACGAGACGCTCATGTCGAACCAGCCGATCTGGCAGGAGCGCCTCCAGGGCATCGGCGTGATCAGTGCGGAGGAGTGCCTCACCCTCGGGGTCACCGGCCCGATCCTGCGCTCCACCGGCTACGCCTGGGACCTGCGCCGCGACCTGCCCTACCTGGCCTACGACCAGGTCGACTTCGACGTCGTCGTCGGCAGCTACGGCGACTGCTTCGACCGCTACGCCATCCGCCTGGCCGAGATCCGCGAGTCGATGAAGATCGTGCGCCAGTGCCTCGAGCGCATGCCCAAGGGCGACTACCGGATCCAGGACAAGAAGGTCACGCCGCCGCCCCGCGCCCGCATCGACGAATCGATGGAGGCGCTCATCCACCACTTCAAGATCTTCACCGAGGGCTTCAAGGTGCCCGAGGGCGAGGCCTACGTCTCCGTGGAGAGCCCGCGTGGCGAGCTCGGCTGCTACATCGTGAGCGACGGCTCCCCGAACCCCTACCGCATGCACGTCCGGGCCCCGAGCTTCGTGAACCTCCAGGCCCTCCCCCACATGATGCACGAGGGCCTGATCGCCGACGGGGTGGCCATCATCTCGTCGGTCGACCCGATCCTCGGCGAGGTCGATCGCTGA
- a CDS encoding NADH-quinone oxidoreductase subunit B: MSNESRPVGGLLDAGLEGLEHNFLTGPLEEFVKWARSRSVMPATFGLACCAIEMMAAGGPHYDMARYGMEVFRASPRQADLMIVAGRVSQKMAPVLRQIYDQMAEPKWVISMGVCASSGGMFNNYAIVQGVDQVVPVDVYAPGCPPTPETLMHAILTLHSKIRGGELTRRPGEGAGIVIEQHQGPAPTPVALGRS; encoded by the coding sequence ATGTCCAACGAGTCCCGCCCCGTAGGGGGCCTGCTCGATGCCGGCCTCGAAGGCCTCGAGCACAACTTCCTCACCGGCCCACTCGAGGAGTTCGTCAAGTGGGCCCGCTCCCGCAGCGTGATGCCGGCCACCTTCGGGCTGGCCTGCTGCGCCATCGAGATGATGGCCGCCGGCGGTCCGCACTACGACATGGCCCGCTACGGCATGGAGGTCTTCCGGGCCTCCCCCCGCCAGGCCGACCTCATGATCGTGGCCGGGCGGGTCTCGCAGAAGATGGCCCCGGTGCTGCGTCAGATCTACGACCAGATGGCCGAGCCCAAGTGGGTCATCTCCATGGGCGTGTGCGCCTCGAGCGGTGGCATGTTCAACAACTACGCCATCGTCCAGGGCGTCGACCAGGTCGTCCCGGTCGACGTCTACGCCCCGGGCTGCCCCCCCACGCCCGAGACCCTCATGCACGCCATCCTCACCTTGCACTCCAAGATCCGTGGCGGTGAGCTCACCCGACGGCCGGGTGAAGGTGCCGGCATCGTGATCGAGCAGCACCAGGGCCCCGCCCCCACGCCCGTCGCGCTCGGACGGAGCTGA
- a CDS encoding NADH-quinone oxidoreductase subunit A, which translates to MGQYLPIFAMLVLALLFAGLSRVASRLLAPRSPSVPKSAPYECGIVPSVDPPERFPVKFFLVAMIFIVFDIEIVFLFPYAVVYRELGGYGIVAIVIFVAAVFESFVYLIGNGALDWGPIQRVRTSPLVSPARSITSTIRRVGTEGREPVTSGEAA; encoded by the coding sequence ATGGGCCAGTACCTCCCCATCTTCGCCATGCTGGTGCTGGCCCTGCTGTTCGCCGGGCTCAGCCGAGTGGCGTCGAGGCTGCTGGCTCCCCGTAGCCCGTCGGTGCCCAAGTCGGCGCCCTACGAGTGCGGCATCGTCCCCAGCGTCGACCCGCCGGAGCGCTTCCCGGTGAAGTTCTTCCTCGTGGCCATGATCTTCATCGTCTTCGACATCGAGATCGTGTTCTTGTTCCCGTACGCCGTCGTGTACCGCGAGCTCGGCGGCTACGGCATCGTTGCGATCGTCATCTTCGTGGCCGCCGTCTTCGAGTCGTTCGTCTACCTCATCGGCAACGGCGCCCTCGACTGGGGTCCCATCCAGCGGGTGCGCACGTCACCGCTCGTCTCGCCGGCCCGGTCGATCACCAGCACCATCCGGCGAGTGGGCACCGAGGGCCGCGAGCCCGTCACCAGTGGGGAGGCCGCGTAG
- the nuoH gene encoding NADH-quinone oxidoreductase subunit NuoH, giving the protein MLGGDPLLAGNIDLAVVLIVVLKVVVVFVLLLVSTMLMVWFERKVVGDLQNRIGPNLAGPFGILQTLADGTKFFFKEDLIPDKAERRVFILAPMLSVIPAFLLFAIVPIGGDFTGGNNGTVELFGKETYLQLADPPIGVLFALAMSSVAVYGVMLAGWSSGSKYPLLGSVRASAQMVSYEAALGLSVVAVVLLSGSLSTHDIVLNQAGSGWGFLPNWNILLTGLVPFVVFLVASQAELNRPPFDLVEAEQELVGGFHTEYSSIRFALFFLAEFMNSITMAAIIVTLFLGGPAGPALIGPGWLWGIIWFFVKVVIFLFGFVWVRATLPRVRYDQLMDLGWKVLIPLSLGWVLVLAVIQVALDQDWNAGLVVGGTLALFGIGFGLLKLALSTSKARRLEGVVD; this is encoded by the coding sequence ATGCTGGGCGGTGATCCCCTCCTCGCCGGCAACATCGACCTCGCCGTCGTCCTCATCGTGGTGTTGAAGGTCGTCGTCGTCTTCGTGCTGTTGCTGGTCTCGACGATGCTGATGGTGTGGTTCGAGCGCAAGGTGGTCGGCGACCTCCAGAACCGCATCGGCCCCAACCTGGCCGGACCCTTCGGCATCCTCCAGACCCTCGCCGACGGCACCAAGTTCTTCTTCAAGGAAGACCTGATCCCCGACAAGGCCGAGCGACGGGTCTTCATCCTCGCCCCCATGCTGTCGGTGATCCCGGCGTTCCTGTTGTTCGCCATCGTCCCCATCGGGGGCGACTTCACGGGAGGCAACAACGGCACCGTCGAGCTGTTCGGCAAGGAGACCTATCTCCAGCTCGCCGACCCGCCCATCGGCGTCCTCTTCGCGCTGGCCATGTCGTCGGTCGCCGTCTACGGCGTGATGCTCGCCGGCTGGTCCTCGGGCTCCAAGTACCCGTTGCTCGGTTCGGTGCGGGCCTCGGCCCAGATGGTCTCCTACGAGGCTGCGCTCGGGTTGTCGGTCGTGGCCGTGGTGTTGCTGAGCGGCTCGCTCAGCACGCACGACATCGTGCTCAACCAGGCCGGCAGCGGATGGGGCTTCCTGCCCAACTGGAACATCCTGCTCACGGGGCTCGTGCCGTTCGTGGTGTTCCTCGTCGCCAGCCAGGCCGAGCTGAACCGGCCGCCCTTCGATCTCGTCGAGGCCGAGCAGGAGCTCGTCGGTGGCTTCCACACCGAGTACTCCTCGATCCGCTTCGCCCTGTTCTTCCTGGCCGAGTTCATGAACAGCATCACGATGGCCGCCATCATCGTCACGCTCTTCCTCGGCGGTCCCGCCGGCCCCGCCCTCATCGGCCCGGGTTGGCTCTGGGGCATCATCTGGTTCTTCGTGAAGGTCGTCATCTTCCTGTTCGGCTTCGTGTGGGTGCGCGCCACCCTTCCCCGCGTGCGCTACGACCAGCTGATGGACCTGGGCTGGAAGGTCCTCATCCCGCTCTCGCTCGGCTGGGTGCTGGTGCTGGCCGTCATCCAGGTGGCCCTCGACCAGGACTGGAACGCCGGCCTCGTCGTCGGCGGCACGCTGGCGCTGTTCGGCATCGGCTTCGGCCTGCTGAAGCTGGCGTTGTCCACATCCAAGGCCCGCCGACTCGAAGGGGTGGTGGACTAG
- the nuoF gene encoding NADH-quinone oxidoreductase subunit NuoF: protein MAITDAPKIITGRFSDPESHTLARYVATGGYAALRKALTMSPAEVHEEVKTASLLGRGGAGFPAGVKWGLTPADVWPRYLVVNGDESEPGTYKDRLLMERDPHQLIEGVLLACYAVGCSQAFLYVRGEMALAQERIAAALNEAYTAGYVGRNILGSDFSLDVVLTWGAGAYIVGEETALIESLEGNRGMPRLKPPFFPAAKGLYMQPTIVNNVETLSNLPWIVTNGGQAFADLGAENSRGTRVFAVSGHVRNPGVFEVEFGVTTFRDLIYAPVYAGGIQGDHQLKAFIPGGASAPWFYEEHLDLPLEKGTVDRAGSMLGSGAIVVMDETTDAVKACLRVVRFFARESCGKCTPCREGTTWLENILQRIHDGYGRTSDLDLLMDVCDNISPGIAWPPKQTTICPLGPSAVSPIASALQRFRPEFEAAIARAEEARMSVPVDFPKAAAHA, encoded by the coding sequence ATGGCGATCACCGACGCCCCCAAGATCATCACCGGACGGTTCTCCGACCCCGAGAGCCACACCCTGGCCCGCTACGTGGCCACCGGCGGCTACGCCGCCCTGCGCAAGGCCCTCACCATGAGCCCGGCCGAGGTGCACGAAGAGGTCAAGACGGCCAGCCTGCTCGGCCGCGGTGGGGCCGGGTTCCCCGCCGGCGTCAAGTGGGGCCTGACCCCCGCCGACGTGTGGCCCCGCTACCTCGTGGTCAACGGCGACGAGAGCGAGCCCGGCACCTACAAGGACCGCCTCCTCATGGAGCGCGATCCCCACCAGCTCATCGAGGGCGTCCTGCTGGCCTGCTACGCCGTCGGCTGCAGCCAAGCGTTCCTCTACGTGCGCGGCGAGATGGCCCTGGCCCAGGAGCGCATCGCCGCCGCCCTCAACGAGGCGTACACGGCCGGCTACGTGGGCCGCAACATCCTGGGCTCGGACTTCTCCCTCGACGTCGTGCTCACCTGGGGTGCCGGTGCCTACATCGTCGGCGAGGAGACCGCCCTCATCGAGAGCCTCGAGGGCAACCGGGGCATGCCCCGGCTCAAGCCCCCGTTCTTCCCGGCGGCCAAGGGCCTGTACATGCAGCCCACCATCGTCAACAACGTCGAGACGCTGTCGAACCTGCCGTGGATCGTGACCAACGGTGGCCAGGCCTTCGCCGACCTCGGGGCCGAGAACTCCCGCGGCACCCGCGTCTTCGCCGTCTCGGGCCATGTCCGCAACCCCGGCGTGTTCGAGGTCGAGTTCGGCGTCACCACCTTCCGCGACCTGATCTACGCCCCGGTCTACGCCGGGGGCATCCAGGGCGACCACCAGCTCAAGGCGTTCATCCCCGGTGGGGCCTCGGCGCCGTGGTTCTACGAGGAGCACCTCGACCTCCCGCTCGAGAAGGGCACCGTCGACCGCGCCGGCTCGATGCTTGGCTCGGGGGCCATCGTCGTCATGGACGAGACCACCGACGCCGTGAAGGCCTGCCTGCGCGTCGTGCGCTTCTTCGCCCGCGAGTCCTGCGGCAAGTGCACACCGTGCCGCGAGGGCACCACCTGGCTCGAGAACATCCTCCAGCGCATCCACGACGGGTACGGCCGCACCAGCGACCTCGACCTGCTCATGGACGTCTGCGACAACATCTCACCGGGCATCGCCTGGCCGCCCAAGCAGACCACCATCTGCCCGCTCGGCCCGTCCGCGGTCTCGCCCATCGCCTCCGCGCTGCAGCGCTTCCGTCCCGAGTTCGAAGCCGCCATCGCCCGGGCCGAGGAAGCCCGGATGTCGGTGCCCGTCGACTTCCCCAAGGCCGCCGCCCATGCCTGA
- the nuoG gene encoding NADH-quinone oxidoreductase subunit NuoG, whose amino-acid sequence MPDPEAPPTDGVAVEINGAEFVAHKGELLIEAAERSGVYIPRFCYHERMRPVGMCRMCIVEVDTGRGPALQPSCMLECTPGMKVDTESDTVKKVQDGILEFLLINHPLDCPVCDKGGECPLQDQTMAYGPGESRFVEEKRHKEKPIPISDLVLLDRERCILCDRCTRFAKEVAGDPLIHFIDRGNQTEVNTFPDEPFSSYFSGNTVQICPVGALTASSYRFKARPWDLEVTESTCQGCAVGCRIAIDSSRDQVLRFNGVDVDPVNWGWLCDKGRFGFESIEAEGRLTDPLVREGDALRPARWGDALGRAADALGRASSPASIAVIGGSQLTNEDAYAWAKLAKGVLGTDNVDAQLGDGLPAEAALGLPKASIDQVCTPGGTVVLLAPDLKEELPVLFLRLRHAVVEDRVTLVELGARSSGLSELASSSLLYRPGDAAELARALVAPVDATKEVAGLSPAAVNEVRALLAAADGPVSVVLGRPSVAESADGVVEAAAVLLQARPDTRFLSALRRGNVHGALDMGLAPGLLPGRVTLDDGADWYRNGWSSVPEARGLDTAGILAAAADGRIDVLVLLGADPAVDFPDHDLAERGLTGARTVIAVDTFLTESSRRADIVLAAAGFAEKAGTTTNIEGRVSTLSQRVTPPGTARPDWMIAAELASRLGSDLGFASVESVWAEIERLAPAHAGVTRELVVSEGGAEGILVPLAAHAESLAEEPADAAGGPSSAEADALATQAAASEDQAETQALEAEATAAEAEATATDLADHDGELADQTVSAEPAALPRPELLCHVHVAASPAPPLDAYSLRLVATRKLYDLGTQVQAASSLSGLAPGTELRINPYDFERLGVADHDRVVVRSARHTVTVPVAADPGVPRGAAALVVNQPEVRVTDLIDATVPVTDLRIETAR is encoded by the coding sequence ATGCCTGATCCCGAAGCTCCTCCCACCGACGGTGTGGCCGTCGAGATCAACGGCGCCGAGTTCGTGGCCCACAAGGGCGAGCTGTTGATCGAAGCCGCCGAGCGCAGCGGCGTCTACATCCCCCGCTTCTGCTACCACGAGCGCATGCGGCCGGTGGGCATGTGCCGCATGTGCATCGTCGAGGTCGACACCGGCCGAGGGCCGGCCCTGCAGCCCAGCTGCATGCTCGAGTGCACCCCCGGCATGAAGGTCGACACCGAGTCCGACACCGTCAAGAAGGTCCAGGACGGCATCCTCGAGTTCCTCCTGATCAACCACCCCCTCGACTGCCCGGTCTGCGACAAGGGCGGCGAGTGCCCGTTGCAGGACCAGACCATGGCCTACGGCCCGGGGGAGAGCCGCTTCGTCGAGGAGAAGCGCCACAAGGAGAAGCCCATCCCGATCAGCGACCTGGTGCTGCTCGACCGCGAGCGTTGCATCCTGTGCGACCGCTGCACCCGCTTCGCCAAGGAGGTGGCCGGCGACCCGCTGATCCACTTCATCGACCGAGGCAACCAGACCGAGGTCAACACCTTCCCCGACGAGCCCTTCTCGTCGTACTTCAGCGGCAACACCGTGCAGATCTGCCCGGTCGGGGCCCTCACCGCCTCGAGCTACCGCTTCAAGGCCCGCCCGTGGGACCTCGAGGTCACCGAGTCCACCTGCCAGGGCTGCGCGGTCGGCTGCCGCATCGCCATCGACTCCTCCCGCGACCAGGTGCTGCGCTTCAACGGCGTCGACGTCGACCCCGTCAACTGGGGTTGGCTGTGCGACAAGGGCCGGTTCGGCTTCGAGTCCATCGAGGCCGAGGGCCGTCTCACCGATCCGCTCGTCCGCGAGGGCGATGCGCTGCGCCCGGCTCGTTGGGGCGACGCTCTCGGCCGCGCCGCCGATGCCCTGGGTCGGGCCTCCAGCCCCGCCTCCATCGCCGTCATCGGCGGGTCCCAGCTCACCAACGAAGACGCCTACGCCTGGGCCAAGTTGGCCAAGGGCGTGCTCGGCACCGACAACGTCGACGCTCAGCTGGGCGACGGCTTGCCGGCCGAGGCCGCGCTCGGCCTGCCCAAGGCCTCCATCGACCAGGTCTGCACCCCGGGCGGCACGGTCGTGCTGCTGGCGCCCGACCTCAAAGAAGAGCTCCCGGTGCTCTTCCTGCGCCTGCGCCACGCCGTGGTCGAGGATCGCGTCACCCTCGTCGAGCTGGGGGCGCGCAGCAGCGGTCTCAGCGAGCTGGCGTCGTCGTCGCTGCTGTACCGCCCGGGCGACGCCGCCGAGCTGGCGCGTGCGCTCGTCGCCCCCGTTGACGCCACCAAGGAGGTCGCCGGGCTCTCACCGGCGGCCGTCAACGAGGTGCGGGCCCTGCTGGCCGCGGCCGACGGGCCCGTCTCGGTGGTCCTCGGGCGTCCGTCGGTGGCCGAGTCCGCCGACGGCGTGGTCGAGGCCGCCGCCGTCCTGCTCCAGGCTCGTCCCGACACCCGCTTCCTCTCCGCCCTGCGGCGAGGCAACGTGCACGGGGCCCTCGACATGGGCCTGGCCCCCGGGCTGCTGCCCGGCCGGGTCACGCTCGACGACGGGGCCGACTGGTACCGCAACGGCTGGTCCTCGGTGCCCGAAGCCCGGGGCCTCGACACCGCCGGCATCCTCGCCGCCGCCGCTGACGGTCGCATCGATGTCCTCGTGCTCCTCGGCGCCGACCCGGCCGTCGACTTCCCGGACCACGACCTGGCCGAGCGCGGCCTCACCGGTGCTCGCACCGTGATCGCCGTCGACACCTTCCTCACCGAGTCGTCCCGCCGGGCCGACATCGTCCTGGCGGCCGCGGGCTTCGCCGAGAAGGCCGGCACCACCACCAACATCGAGGGTCGCGTGTCCACCCTCTCCCAGCGGGTGACCCCGCCGGGGACGGCCCGTCCCGACTGGATGATCGCCGCCGAGCTGGCGTCGCGCCTCGGCTCCGACCTCGGGTTCGCCTCGGTCGAGTCGGTCTGGGCCGAGATCGAGCGGCTCGCCCCCGCCCACGCCGGCGTGACCCGTGAGCTCGTGGTCTCCGAGGGCGGAGCCGAAGGCATCCTCGTCCCGCTCGCCGCCCACGCCGAGTCGCTCGCCGAGGAGCCTGCCGACGCCGCCGGCGGACCCTCCAGCGCCGAGGCCGACGCCCTGGCCACCCAGGCGGCGGCGTCCGAGGACCAGGCCGAGACCCAGGCCCTCGAGGCCGAGGCCACCGCCGCCGAGGCCGAGGCCACTGCCACCGACCTCGCCGACCACGACGGCGAGCTCGCCGACCAGACCGTGTCGGCCGAGCCCGCCGCCCTCCCTCGTCCGGAGCTGCTGTGCCACGTCCACGTGGCCGCCAGCCCCGCCCCGCCGCTCGACGCCTACAGCCTGCGGCTGGTGGCCACCCGCAAGCTCTACGACCTCGGGACGCAGGTCCAGGCCGCGTCGTCCTTGTCCGGCCTCGCCCCGGGCACCGAGCTGCGGATCAACCCCTACGACTTCGAACGCCTCGGTGTGGCCGACCACGACCGGGTCGTCGTGCGTTCGGCGCGCCACACCGTCACCGTGCCCGTCGCCGCCGATCCCGGCGTGCCCCGCGGGGCCGCAGCGCTGGTCGTGAACCAGCCCGAGGTCCGGGTCACCGACCTCATCGACGCCACGGTGCCGGTCACCGACCTGCGCATCGAGACCGCCCGGTGA
- the nuoE gene encoding NADH-quinone oxidoreductase subunit NuoE yields the protein MPRFTPENLTVAREIVGRYPRPKSALIPLLHLAQEQDGHVTDEAMAHIAELVGVTSAEVLGTASFYEMFKFEPVGRYMVNICTNISCQLLGGEELLHHAEQRLGIVPGQTTSDGVFTIEDVECIAACTEAPCLQVNYRYFHKITHDEFDQLVDDLRGGRRDDIPPHGTLARVRQHIPVERRAGNVTPEDTAIPVWMSATEEREA from the coding sequence ATGCCGCGCTTCACCCCTGAGAACCTCACCGTCGCCCGCGAGATCGTGGGTCGCTATCCCCGGCCCAAGTCGGCGCTGATCCCGCTGCTGCACCTGGCCCAGGAGCAGGACGGCCACGTCACCGACGAGGCCATGGCCCACATCGCCGAGCTGGTCGGCGTCACATCAGCCGAGGTGCTGGGCACGGCCAGCTTCTACGAGATGTTCAAGTTCGAGCCGGTCGGGCGCTACATGGTGAACATCTGCACCAACATCTCCTGTCAGCTCCTCGGTGGCGAGGAGCTCCTCCACCACGCCGAGCAGCGCCTGGGCATCGTGCCCGGCCAGACCACCTCCGACGGCGTGTTCACCATCGAGGATGTCGAGTGCATCGCGGCCTGCACCGAGGCCCCGTGCCTGCAGGTCAACTACCGGTACTTCCACAAGATCACCCACGACGAGTTCGACCAGCTCGTCGACGACCTCCGCGGCGGCCGGCGCGACGACATCCCGCCCCACGGCACCCTGGCCCGGGTCCGCCAGCACATCCCCGTCGAACGCCGGGCCGGCAACGTCACCCCCGAGGACACCGCCATCCCGGTGTGGATGTCCGCCACCGAGGAGCGCGAAGCCTGA
- a CDS encoding NADH-quinone oxidoreductase subunit C produces the protein MADDETTEGPEGADEATAVDEPETRHGAPLIWSHGQAVLHTGLEQYRPLIEALHDEGFLVCIDLTVVDYLAHPGRALAPGIDPERFEVVVNLLSHARRERVRVRVQVPESEPVAPSLFDLYAGTEAMEREAYDMFGVAFTDHPDLTRILMPEDWVGHPLRKDYDAGRIPVQFKAAPANR, from the coding sequence GTGGCGGACGACGAGACCACCGAAGGTCCCGAGGGCGCCGACGAGGCGACCGCGGTCGACGAACCCGAGACGCGCCACGGCGCACCGCTCATCTGGTCGCACGGCCAGGCCGTGCTCCACACCGGTCTCGAGCAGTACCGGCCCCTGATCGAGGCGCTCCACGACGAGGGCTTCCTGGTCTGCATCGACCTCACCGTCGTCGACTACCTCGCCCACCCGGGTCGTGCCCTTGCGCCCGGCATCGACCCCGAGCGCTTCGAGGTCGTGGTCAACCTCTTGAGCCACGCCCGGCGAGAGCGGGTCCGGGTCCGGGTCCAGGTGCCCGAATCCGAACCGGTCGCCCCGTCGCTCTTCGACCTCTACGCCGGCACCGAGGCCATGGAGCGAGAGGCCTACGACATGTTCGGCGTCGCCTTCACCGACCACCCCGACCTCACCCGCATCCTCATGCCGGAGGACTGGGTCGGTCACCCGTTGCGCAAGGACTACGACGCCGGCCGCATCCCCGTGCAGTTCAAAGCTGCACCGGCCAACCGGTGA
- the nuoI gene encoding NADH-quinone oxidoreductase subunit NuoI — protein MGYLGGFLVSLRQMGRKQRVTTEYPKEKAPKPIRVHGRHVLNRYEDGMEKCIGCELCAGVCPARCIYVRGADNPPDDPVSPGERYGYVYEINYLRCIHCDLCVEACPTEAITESKMFEFSFTNRADAIYTKEELVVDDDGRPQHLPWEDWRPGEDEHTSAWMRATAPSGDARFEGSVGWSGELGYGVRAPEDGQELKDRVTTPADFVDEDGHDDHGHDAPGHDDHGGH, from the coding sequence ATGGGCTATCTGGGCGGATTCCTCGTCAGCCTGCGCCAGATGGGGCGCAAGCAGCGCGTCACCACCGAGTACCCCAAGGAGAAGGCCCCCAAGCCGATCCGGGTGCACGGTCGCCACGTCCTCAACCGCTACGAGGACGGCATGGAGAAGTGCATCGGGTGCGAGCTCTGTGCCGGCGTGTGCCCGGCGCGCTGCATCTACGTCCGCGGGGCCGACAACCCGCCCGACGATCCCGTGTCGCCGGGCGAGCGCTACGGCTACGTCTACGAGATCAACTACCTGCGCTGCATCCACTGCGACCTGTGCGTCGAGGCCTGCCCCACCGAGGCCATCACCGAGTCGAAGATGTTCGAGTTCTCGTTCACCAACCGGGCCGACGCCATCTACACCAAGGAAGAGCTGGTGGTCGACGACGACGGGCGTCCTCAGCACCTGCCCTGGGAGGACTGGCGACCCGGCGAGGACGAGCACACCTCGGCCTGGATGCGCGCCACCGCGCCGTCCGGCGACGCCCGCTTCGAGGGGTCGGTCGGCTGGTCGGGTGAGCTGGGCTACGGCGTCCGCGCCCCCGAGGACGGCCAGGAGCTCAAGGACCGGGTGACCACACCGGCGGACTTCGTGGACGAGGACGGTCACGACGACCACGGCCACGACGCACCCGGTCACGACGATCACGGGGGGCACTGA